In Streptomyces puniciscabiei, a single genomic region encodes these proteins:
- a CDS encoding Gfo/Idh/MocA family protein translates to MTRKTVRIAMNGVTGRMGYRQHLVRSILALRRQGGLDLGDGTVLWPEPILLGRREHALREIADRHGLEHVSTDVDAVLTDDSVDIYFDSQVTSAREEAVKKAIAAGKHVYTEKPTATGLDAALQLARLAQEKGVKHGVVQDKIFLPGLLKLKRLIDGGFFGRILSVRGEFGYWVFEGDWQPAQRPSWNYRAEDSGGIVVDMFPHWEYVLHELFGRVKSVQALATTHIPQRWDEQGKPYDATADDAAYGIFELEGGAIAQINSSWAVRVNRDELVEFQVDGTEGSAVAGLRKCRVQHRSATPKPVWNPDIPATEVFRDQWQEVPDNGDFDNGFKAQWELFLKHVHADTPYHWDLLAGARGVQLAELGLRSSAEGRRIDVPEIAL, encoded by the coding sequence GTGACACGCAAGACGGTGCGTATCGCCATGAACGGCGTGACCGGGCGCATGGGCTACCGCCAGCACCTCGTCCGGTCGATCCTCGCCCTGCGCCGGCAGGGGGGCCTCGATCTGGGCGACGGCACCGTGCTGTGGCCGGAGCCGATCCTGCTCGGCCGCCGCGAGCACGCCCTGCGCGAGATCGCCGACCGGCACGGCCTGGAACACGTCTCGACGGACGTCGACGCGGTCCTCACGGACGACAGCGTCGACATCTACTTCGACTCCCAGGTCACCTCGGCCCGCGAGGAGGCCGTCAAGAAGGCGATCGCCGCCGGAAAGCACGTCTACACCGAGAAGCCGACGGCGACGGGTCTCGACGCTGCCCTGCAACTGGCCCGCCTGGCGCAGGAGAAGGGCGTCAAGCACGGCGTGGTCCAGGACAAGATCTTCCTGCCGGGCCTGCTGAAGCTGAAGCGGCTCATCGACGGCGGCTTCTTCGGCCGGATCCTCTCCGTCCGGGGCGAGTTCGGCTACTGGGTGTTCGAGGGCGACTGGCAGCCCGCCCAGCGCCCCTCCTGGAACTACCGCGCCGAGGACAGCGGTGGCATCGTCGTCGACATGTTCCCGCACTGGGAATACGTCCTGCACGAACTGTTCGGCCGCGTGAAGTCCGTCCAGGCCCTCGCCACCACCCACATCCCGCAGCGCTGGGACGAGCAGGGCAAGCCCTACGACGCGACGGCCGACGACGCCGCCTACGGCATCTTCGAGCTGGAGGGCGGCGCCATCGCCCAGATCAACTCCTCCTGGGCGGTGCGTGTCAACCGCGACGAACTGGTCGAGTTCCAGGTCGACGGCACCGAGGGCTCGGCGGTGGCGGGACTCAGGAAGTGCCGGGTGCAGCACCGGTCCGCCACCCCCAAGCCGGTCTGGAACCCGGACATCCCGGCCACCGAGGTCTTCCGCGACCAGTGGCAGGAGGTCCCGGACAACGGCGACTTCGACAACGGCTTCAAGGCCCAGTGGGAGCTGTTCCTCAAGCACGTCCACGCCGACACCCCGTACCACTGGGACCTGCTGGCCGGCGCCCGTGGCGTCCAGCTCGCCGAGCTGGGGCTGAGGTCCTCGGCCGAGGGCCGCCGCATCGACGTACCGGAGATCGCGCTGTGA
- a CDS encoding ribokinase, whose protein sequence is MYDYDLLVVGSANADLVIDVERRPAAGETVLGGDLAVHPGGKGANQAVAAARLGADTALLARVGDDGHGRLLLDSLHAAGVDTVGVLVGEAPTGVALITVDPYGDNSIVVSPGANARLTPADIGAAVSLFLASRVVSAQLEIPLETVVEVVRNLSPDNRFVLNPSPPRPLPTEVLAACDPLIVNEHEARVILGEACVSEDPADWARLLLAKGPRSVVVTLGADGALVCDSSEVTRVASVKVDAVDTTGAGDAFTAALAWRLGTGSSLAEAAAYAARVGAAAVTKRGAQESYPTAEEVEAL, encoded by the coding sequence ATGTACGACTACGACCTGTTGGTCGTGGGTTCGGCCAATGCCGACCTGGTGATCGACGTCGAGCGGCGGCCGGCCGCCGGTGAGACGGTGCTCGGCGGCGACCTGGCCGTCCACCCGGGCGGCAAGGGCGCCAACCAGGCCGTCGCCGCCGCCCGGCTCGGCGCGGACACGGCCCTGCTGGCCCGGGTAGGCGACGACGGCCACGGCCGGCTCCTGCTGGACTCCCTGCACGCGGCGGGCGTCGACACGGTCGGCGTGCTGGTGGGCGAGGCGCCGACGGGCGTCGCGCTGATCACCGTGGACCCCTACGGGGACAACAGCATCGTGGTGTCGCCGGGCGCCAACGCCCGGCTCACCCCGGCGGACATCGGGGCGGCGGTCAGTCTGTTCCTGGCCTCGCGGGTGGTGTCGGCGCAGCTGGAGATCCCGCTGGAAACGGTCGTGGAGGTCGTACGGAACCTGTCCCCGGACAACCGCTTCGTGCTGAACCCGTCCCCGCCCCGGCCGCTGCCCACGGAGGTGCTCGCGGCCTGCGACCCGCTGATCGTCAACGAGCACGAGGCCCGGGTGATCCTCGGCGAGGCCTGTGTGAGCGAGGACCCGGCGGACTGGGCGCGGCTGCTGCTGGCCAAGGGGCCGCGCTCGGTGGTGGTGACGCTGGGCGCGGACGGGGCGCTGGTGTGCGACTCCTCGGAGGTGACGCGGGTGGCGTCGGTGAAGGTGGACGCGGTGGACACCACAGGTGCCGGGGACGCGTTCACGGCCGCGCTGGCCTGGCGGCTGGGCACCGGATCCTCCTTGGCCGAGGCGGCGGCCTACGCGGCCCGGGTGGGCGCGGCGGCCGTGACGAAGCGGGGCGCGCAGGAGTCGTACCCGACGGCGGAGGAGGTCGAGGCGCTGTGA
- a CDS encoding sugar phosphate isomerase/epimerase family protein encodes MKLAFSTLGVPGLSVPEVLSLATAHGYHGVELRAHPEEPVHPGLSPAERAAVAAGFKEAGVEVLGLAGYARVAAPGDDGPVLAEIRDLLRLAHDLGAPYVRVFPGADPDLPLEESDALAARRLGTAAEDAAALGVRILLETHDSHRTGADAIRVLGPVGHRQVGALWDVMHTWLGGEQPADTYAALAPHLGYVQVKDIASAQDVVPLPLGSGVLPLTECVDVLCRHGWDGWLCWEYEKRWYAAAAPLEGLLGAGREHLLRLLDEAA; translated from the coding sequence ATGAAGCTGGCGTTCTCCACTCTCGGTGTCCCCGGCCTGTCCGTCCCTGAGGTCCTGTCGCTCGCGACCGCGCACGGCTACCACGGCGTCGAACTGCGCGCCCACCCGGAGGAGCCGGTCCATCCCGGCCTCTCCCCCGCCGAACGCGCCGCGGTCGCGGCCGGGTTCAAGGAGGCCGGGGTCGAGGTGCTGGGCCTCGCCGGGTACGCGCGTGTCGCCGCGCCGGGTGACGACGGACCCGTACTGGCGGAGATCCGGGACCTCCTCCGCCTCGCCCACGACCTGGGCGCGCCCTACGTCCGGGTCTTCCCAGGCGCCGACCCCGACCTCCCCCTGGAGGAGTCCGACGCGCTGGCCGCCCGGCGGCTCGGCACCGCCGCGGAGGACGCGGCCGCGCTGGGCGTGCGGATCCTGCTGGAGACGCATGACTCGCATCGCACCGGTGCCGACGCGATCCGGGTGCTGGGCCCGGTCGGGCACCGGCAGGTGGGGGCGCTGTGGGACGTCATGCACACCTGGCTGGGCGGCGAGCAGCCCGCCGACACGTATGCGGCGCTCGCTCCGCATCTGGGGTACGTGCAGGTGAAGGACATCGCGTCGGCCCAGGACGTGGTGCCGCTGCCGCTGGGCTCGGGGGTGCTTCCCCTCACCGAGTGCGTGGACGTGCTGTGCCGGCACGGCTGGGACGGGTGGTTGTGCTGGGAGTACGAGAAGCGGTGGTATGCGGCTGCCGCCCCGCTCGAGGGGTTGTTGGGGGCGGGGCGGGAGCATTTGCTGCGCCTGCTGGACGAGGCGGCGTAG
- a CDS encoding substrate-binding domain-containing protein has product MATDTLRSRAGASGAGAPGTLRRLLLDNGALTALIVLVIALSALSGDFLTTDNLLNIGVQAAVTAVLAFGVTFVIVSAGIDLSVGSVAALSATVLAWSATQHGVPVAVAVLFAVATGVVAGLVNGFLIAYGKLPPFIATLALLSVGRGLALVISQGSPIAFPASVSHLGDTLGGWLPVPVLVMVVMGLIAALVLGRTYIGRSMYAIGGNEEAARLSGLRVQRQKLAIYALSGVFAAVAGIVLASRLSSAQPQAADGYELDAIAAVVIGGASLAGGTGKASGTLIGALILAVLRNGLNLLNVSAFWQQVVIGVVIALAVLLDTVRRRAGATPVASGAGGPKGRQAATYALAAVVTVAIVGATSFLHSGSSSATAPRMGLSLSTLNNPFFVQIRAGAQAEAKRLGVDLTVTDAQNDASQQANQLQNFTSSGLGAIIVNPVDSDAAGNSVKAADKAGIPVIAVDRGVNKADVDALVASDNVAGGELAAKTIAEKLGGKGRIVILQGQAGTSAARERAQGFAQGLKAYPGIQVLAQQPADFDRTKGLDVMSNLLQAHPDVQGVIAANDEMALGAIKALGSKAGRSVQVVGFDGTPDGLTAVRNGTLYASVAQQPTQLGRIAVDNALEAVRGKKVEPTVKVPVKVVTKDNVAGFSG; this is encoded by the coding sequence GTGGCCACTGACACGCTCAGGAGCCGGGCGGGCGCGAGTGGCGCCGGCGCCCCGGGGACCTTGCGCCGGCTGCTCCTCGACAACGGCGCGCTCACCGCGCTGATCGTCCTCGTCATCGCGCTGTCGGCGCTGTCCGGGGACTTCCTGACGACCGACAACCTGCTCAACATCGGCGTCCAGGCGGCCGTGACGGCCGTCCTCGCCTTCGGTGTGACCTTCGTGATCGTCTCGGCGGGCATCGATCTGTCGGTCGGGTCCGTGGCCGCGCTGTCGGCGACCGTGCTGGCCTGGAGCGCCACGCAGCACGGCGTGCCGGTGGCCGTGGCGGTGCTGTTCGCCGTCGCCACGGGTGTCGTGGCGGGCCTGGTGAACGGTTTCCTCATCGCCTACGGCAAGCTGCCGCCGTTCATCGCGACGCTGGCCCTGCTGTCGGTGGGCCGAGGCCTCGCCCTGGTGATCTCGCAGGGCTCCCCCATCGCCTTCCCGGCCTCCGTCTCGCACCTCGGGGACACGCTCGGCGGGTGGCTGCCGGTGCCGGTGCTGGTCATGGTCGTCATGGGGCTGATCGCCGCGCTGGTGCTGGGGCGGACGTACATCGGCCGCTCGATGTACGCGATCGGCGGCAACGAGGAGGCCGCGCGGCTGTCCGGTCTGCGGGTGCAGCGGCAGAAACTCGCCATCTACGCGCTGTCCGGTGTCTTCGCGGCCGTCGCGGGCATCGTGCTGGCATCCCGGCTGTCCTCGGCGCAGCCGCAGGCCGCCGACGGCTACGAGCTGGACGCGATCGCCGCGGTCGTCATCGGCGGTGCCTCGCTCGCGGGCGGCACCGGCAAGGCGTCCGGCACGCTGATCGGCGCCCTGATCCTGGCGGTGCTGCGCAACGGCCTCAACCTGCTCAACGTCTCCGCGTTCTGGCAGCAGGTCGTGATCGGTGTCGTGATCGCGCTGGCGGTGCTGCTGGACACCGTGCGCCGCAGGGCCGGGGCGACCCCGGTGGCGTCCGGCGCGGGCGGGCCCAAGGGCAGGCAGGCGGCGACCTACGCGCTGGCGGCTGTCGTGACCGTCGCGATCGTCGGCGCGACCTCCTTCCTGCACAGCGGGTCCTCGTCCGCGACGGCCCCGAGGATGGGCCTGTCCCTGTCCACCCTCAACAACCCGTTCTTCGTGCAGATCCGGGCCGGTGCCCAGGCCGAGGCGAAGCGGCTGGGCGTGGACCTGACCGTGACCGACGCCCAGAACGACGCCTCCCAGCAGGCCAACCAGCTGCAGAATTTCACCAGTTCGGGGCTCGGTGCGATCATCGTCAACCCCGTCGACTCGGACGCGGCGGGCAACTCGGTGAAGGCCGCCGACAAGGCGGGGATCCCGGTGATCGCCGTCGACCGGGGTGTCAACAAGGCCGACGTGGACGCCCTGGTGGCCTCGGACAACGTGGCGGGCGGCGAGCTGGCCGCGAAGACCATCGCCGAGAAGCTGGGCGGCAAGGGCAGGATCGTGATCCTGCAGGGCCAGGCGGGCACCTCGGCGGCCCGGGAACGCGCGCAGGGCTTCGCGCAGGGCCTGAAGGCCTACCCCGGCATCCAGGTACTGGCCCAGCAGCCGGCCGACTTCGACCGCACCAAGGGCCTCGACGTGATGTCGAACCTGCTCCAGGCCCACCCCGACGTCCAGGGCGTCATCGCCGCCAACGACGAGATGGCCCTCGGCGCGATCAAGGCGCTCGGCTCCAAGGCCGGCAGGTCCGTGCAGGTCGTCGGCTTCGACGGCACCCCGGACGGGCTGACGGCGGTAAGGAACGGCACGCTGTACGCGTCGGTCGCCCAGCAGCCCACCCAGTTGGGGAGGATCGCCGTGGACAACGCGCTGGAGGCGGTCCGGGGCAAGAAGGTGGAGCCGACGGTGAAGGTACCGGTGAAGGTGGTCACGAAGGACAACGTGGCCGGGTTCAGCGGCTGA
- a CDS encoding LacI family DNA-binding transcriptional regulator — protein MTVTLADVAARAQVSPATVSRVLNGNYPVAASTRERVLRAVDELDYVLNGPASALAAATSDLVGILVNDIADPFFGIMASAIQAEIGGVGGGRAGGERLAVVCNTGGSPERELTYLTLLQRQRAAAVVLTGGAVEDVPHAAAVAAKLRKLAEAGTRVVLCGRPPAPDTDAVALTFDNRGGARRLTEHLLGLGHRRLGYIAGPEERTTTRHRLEGHRAALQAAGVEEDPRWTVHGRYDRQSGYEATLELLRRDPTLTAVVAANDSVALGACAALRDSGLLIPEDVSVAGFDDLPFSVDAVPALTTVRLPLAEAGARAGRIAMGREEPPPGGVASVRGELMVRGSSGVPRSTGK, from the coding sequence ATGACGGTGACCCTGGCGGATGTGGCGGCCCGCGCCCAGGTCTCACCCGCGACGGTGTCGCGCGTGCTGAACGGCAACTACCCGGTGGCCGCCTCCACGCGCGAACGGGTGCTGCGGGCGGTGGACGAGCTGGACTACGTCCTCAACGGCCCGGCGAGCGCCCTCGCGGCGGCCACCTCCGACCTGGTCGGCATCCTCGTCAACGACATCGCCGATCCCTTCTTCGGAATCATGGCGAGCGCCATCCAGGCCGAGATCGGGGGCGTCGGGGGCGGCCGGGCGGGCGGTGAGCGGCTCGCGGTGGTCTGCAACACGGGCGGCTCGCCGGAGCGTGAGCTGACGTATCTGACCCTGCTGCAGCGGCAGCGGGCGGCGGCCGTGGTGCTGACCGGCGGGGCCGTGGAGGACGTGCCGCACGCGGCGGCGGTCGCGGCGAAGCTGCGCAAGCTCGCCGAGGCCGGGACCCGGGTGGTGCTGTGCGGGCGGCCGCCGGCGCCGGACACCGACGCCGTCGCGCTCACCTTCGACAACCGGGGCGGCGCGCGCCGGCTCACCGAGCACCTGCTCGGCCTGGGCCACCGCCGCCTCGGCTACATCGCGGGCCCGGAGGAGCGTACGACGACCCGGCACCGGCTGGAGGGTCATCGGGCGGCCCTCCAGGCGGCGGGCGTCGAGGAGGACCCGCGCTGGACGGTGCACGGCCGCTACGACCGGCAGTCGGGGTACGAGGCCACGCTGGAGCTGCTGCGCCGTGACCCGACCCTGACCGCCGTGGTCGCCGCGAACGACTCCGTCGCGCTGGGGGCGTGCGCGGCGCTGCGGGACTCCGGGCTGCTGATTCCCGAGGACGTCTCGGTCGCCGGGTTCGACGACCTGCCGTTCAGTGTGGACGCGGTGCCCGCGCTGACGACCGTGCGGCTGCCGCTCGCGGAGGCCGGGGCGCGGGCCGGGCGGATCGCCATGGGGCGGGAGGAACCCCCGCCGGGGGGTGTGGCGAGCGTTCGCGGCGAATTGATGGTGCGGGGGTCCTCCGGAGTGCCCCGGTCAACCGGGAAGTGA
- a CDS encoding dihydrodipicolinate synthase family protein, which produces MTIQLPDDQGRLRTYEPRTDPPALSPGTPFTSRTVFSAAHVVADPYADVSPDSPAAVDWDATLAFRRHLWSHGLGVAEAMDTAQRGMGLDWAGAAELIRRSAAEARSVGGRIACGVGTDQITGGTPAEIRAAYEEQLAVVEDSGAQAILMASRALASAASGPEDYLEIYGHLLRQSAEPVILHWLGPMFDPALGGYWGSADLDAATETFLEVVAAHPDKVDGIKVSLLDAGREIELRRRLPRGVRCYTGDDFNYPELIAGDDQGFSHALLGIFDPLGPLAAEAVRVLDTGDTAGFRELLDPTVELSRHLFQTPTRFYKTGVVLLAWLAGHQSHFTMVGGLQSARSLPHLARAYELADRLGLFPDPKQAEERMKTLLSLYGVTP; this is translated from the coding sequence GTGACCATCCAACTGCCGGACGACCAGGGCCGCTTGCGGACGTACGAGCCCCGCACCGACCCGCCGGCCCTCTCCCCGGGCACCCCCTTCACCTCCCGTACGGTCTTCTCGGCGGCCCACGTCGTCGCCGACCCGTACGCCGACGTCTCGCCCGACTCGCCGGCCGCCGTCGACTGGGACGCCACCCTCGCCTTCCGCCGCCACCTGTGGTCCCACGGGCTCGGTGTCGCCGAGGCCATGGACACCGCCCAGCGCGGCATGGGCCTGGACTGGGCGGGCGCGGCCGAGCTGATCCGCCGGTCGGCGGCGGAGGCGCGCAGCGTGGGCGGCCGGATCGCCTGCGGGGTCGGCACCGACCAGATCACAGGCGGCACTCCGGCGGAGATCCGCGCGGCCTACGAGGAACAGCTCGCCGTGGTGGAGGACTCGGGCGCCCAGGCCATCCTCATGGCGTCGCGGGCGCTGGCCTCCGCCGCCTCCGGCCCCGAGGACTACCTGGAGATCTACGGGCATCTCCTGCGCCAGTCCGCCGAGCCGGTGATCCTGCACTGGCTGGGCCCGATGTTCGACCCGGCGCTGGGGGGCTACTGGGGCTCGGCCGACCTCGACGCGGCGACGGAGACGTTCCTGGAGGTCGTCGCCGCCCACCCGGACAAGGTGGACGGCATCAAGGTGTCGTTGCTGGACGCGGGCCGGGAGATCGAGCTGCGCCGCCGGCTGCCGCGCGGGGTCCGCTGCTACACCGGCGACGACTTCAACTACCCCGAGCTGATCGCGGGCGACGACCAGGGCTTCAGCCACGCCCTGCTCGGCATCTTCGACCCGCTGGGCCCGCTGGCGGCCGAGGCCGTACGAGTGCTGGACACAGGGGACACGGCAGGCTTCCGGGAGCTGCTGGACCCGACCGTCGAGCTCTCCCGCCACCTCTTCCAGACCCCCACCCGCTTCTACAAGACCGGCGTGGTCCTCCTGGCCTGGCTCGCGGGTCACCAGTCGCACTTCACCATGGTCGGCGGCCTCCAGTCGGCCCGCTCCCTCCCGCACCTGGCCCGCGCCTACGAACTCGCCGACCGCCTGGGCCTGTTCCCGGACCCGAAGCAGGCCGAGGAGCGCATGAAGACCCTTCTGTCGCTGTACGGGGTGACCCCATGA
- a CDS encoding sugar phosphate isomerase/epimerase family protein yields the protein MTTDLSRFSINQMTVKQLELPQLVDACGQLGVSQVGLWREPVQRYGLEATAKLIREADLAVTTLCRGGFLTATDPGARAAALADNRRAVEETATLGTDTLVLVSGGLPPGSKDLRAARERIADALAELAPYAEDHGVRLAIEPLHPMYASDRCVVSTLAQALDLAERFPARQVGVTVDTYHIWWDDRAPAQIARAGAGGRIHAFQLADWTTPLPEGVLNGRGQIGDGAIDMREWRGYVEAAGYTGPIEVELFNEGLWARDGREVLAETAERFHSAFTVR from the coding sequence ATGACGACCGACCTCTCGCGCTTCAGCATCAACCAGATGACGGTGAAGCAGCTGGAGCTGCCGCAACTGGTCGATGCATGCGGTCAGTTGGGCGTGAGCCAGGTGGGCCTGTGGCGCGAGCCGGTCCAGCGGTACGGCCTGGAGGCGACGGCGAAGCTGATCCGCGAGGCGGACCTGGCGGTGACGACCCTGTGCCGGGGCGGCTTCCTCACCGCGACCGACCCGGGCGCCCGCGCGGCAGCCCTGGCCGACAACCGCCGTGCCGTCGAGGAAACGGCCACCCTCGGCACCGACACCCTCGTCCTGGTCTCCGGCGGCCTCCCGCCCGGCAGCAAGGATCTGCGGGCGGCCCGCGAACGCATCGCCGACGCCCTGGCCGAACTGGCGCCGTACGCGGAGGACCACGGCGTCCGCCTGGCCATCGAGCCCCTGCACCCCATGTACGCCTCCGACCGCTGCGTGGTGTCCACGCTGGCCCAGGCCCTGGACCTCGCCGAACGCTTCCCGGCTCGCCAAGTGGGCGTCACGGTGGACACGTACCACATCTGGTGGGACGACCGGGCCCCCGCGCAGATCGCCCGGGCCGGGGCGGGCGGCCGTATCCACGCCTTCCAGCTGGCCGACTGGACGACCCCGTTGCCCGAGGGCGTCCTCAACGGACGTGGCCAGATCGGCGACGGCGCGATCGACATGCGCGAGTGGCGGGGGTACGTGGAGGCGGCCGGCTACACCGGTCCGATCGAGGTCGAGCTGTTCAACGAGGGCCTGTGGGCCCGGGACGGCCGGGAGGTACTGGCGGAGACGGCGGAACGTTTCCACAGCGCATTCACGGTGCGTTGA
- the rbsD gene encoding D-ribose pyranase — MKKAGILNRHLAGALAELGHGDGVLVCDAGMPIPDGPRVVDLAFRAGVPSFAEVVDGLLAELVVEGATAAEELRGRNRTLLEGHFPGLSLVPHDRLKELSAGARLVVRTGEARPYANVLLRCGVFF; from the coding sequence GTGAAGAAGGCGGGCATCCTCAACCGCCACCTGGCCGGGGCGCTGGCCGAGCTGGGGCACGGGGACGGGGTGCTGGTGTGCGACGCGGGCATGCCGATCCCGGACGGGCCGCGCGTGGTGGACCTGGCGTTCCGCGCCGGGGTGCCGTCGTTCGCGGAGGTCGTGGACGGGCTGCTGGCCGAGCTGGTCGTGGAGGGCGCCACGGCGGCGGAGGAACTGCGGGGCCGCAACCGGACCCTGCTGGAGGGCCACTTCCCGGGGCTGTCCCTGGTCCCGCACGACCGCCTGAAGGAGCTGTCGGCGGGCGCACGGCTTGTCGTCCGCACGGGCGAGGCCCGGCCGTACGCGAACGTGCTGCTGCGGTGCGGGGTGTTCTTCTAG
- a CDS encoding FAD-dependent monooxygenase encodes MRIVCVGGGPAGLYFAISAKLRDAGHSITVIERDPPEATYGWGVVYWNDLLDILHANDPESARAVSAGSVLWQDQEIRVHGSRHDGTAYFGGYGYSMGRAALLDILTRRARSLGVEVRHGEWLADPAELPEADLILAADGAGSRIRQSRAQRFGTTVETGRNPYIWLGTDRQFESFVFDFEETPAGWIWFHAYPSIKGRISTCIVECSPRTWQGLGLDTLDPEDAVPLLEKIFHRALDGGSLISRSRGEPAKWQRFQHLSNRTWVDGNVVLAGDAAHTTHFTLGSGTRLAMIDAIVLAHSLSRYADPRAALRAYDEHRRAELHTVQAGARSSMAWFERVDDYLDRDPVSFAYAMSVRQGHQSPWRYQVHLATQISAVRRARRAYDTGRRWYRDRRRGEAPLPLLGRSLPG; translated from the coding sequence ATGAGGATCGTCTGCGTGGGTGGAGGCCCGGCCGGGCTGTACTTCGCGATCTCCGCGAAACTGCGGGACGCCGGCCACAGCATCACGGTGATCGAGCGGGACCCGCCGGAGGCGACGTACGGCTGGGGCGTCGTGTACTGGAACGACCTGCTGGACATCCTGCATGCCAACGACCCCGAGAGCGCCCGCGCGGTGAGCGCCGGCTCGGTGCTCTGGCAGGACCAGGAGATCCGGGTGCACGGCAGCCGGCACGACGGCACCGCGTACTTCGGCGGCTACGGCTACAGCATGGGCCGCGCCGCCCTGCTGGACATCCTGACCCGCCGCGCACGCTCGCTCGGTGTCGAGGTCCGGCACGGGGAGTGGCTCGCCGACCCCGCCGAGCTGCCCGAGGCCGACCTGATCCTGGCCGCCGACGGCGCGGGCAGCCGCATCCGGCAGAGCCGCGCCCAGCGCTTCGGCACCACGGTGGAGACCGGCCGCAACCCCTACATCTGGCTCGGCACGGACCGGCAGTTCGAGAGCTTCGTGTTCGACTTCGAGGAGACCCCCGCGGGCTGGATCTGGTTCCACGCCTACCCGTCGATCAAGGGCAGGATCAGCACCTGCATCGTGGAGTGCTCCCCGCGGACCTGGCAGGGCCTGGGCCTGGACACGCTCGACCCCGAGGACGCCGTCCCCCTGCTGGAGAAGATCTTCCACCGCGCCCTGGACGGTGGCTCCCTGATCAGCAGATCACGCGGCGAACCGGCGAAGTGGCAACGCTTCCAGCACCTCAGCAACCGGACCTGGGTCGACGGCAACGTCGTCCTGGCCGGCGACGCCGCGCACACCACCCACTTCACGCTCGGGTCGGGGACCCGGCTCGCGATGATCGACGCGATCGTGCTGGCCCACAGCCTCTCGCGCTACGCGGATCCACGGGCGGCACTGCGCGCGTACGACGAGCACCGCCGCGCCGAACTGCACACCGTCCAGGCGGGCGCGCGCTCCAGCATGGCCTGGTTCGAGCGCGTGGACGACTACCTGGACCGCGACCCGGTCTCCTTCGCCTACGCGATGTCGGTGCGCCAGGGCCACCAGAGCCCGTGGCGCTACCAGGTCCACCTCGCCACCCAGATCTCCGCCGTACGCAGGGCCCGCAGGGCCTACGACACCGGCAGGCGCTGGTACCGGGACCGCAGGAGGGGCGAGGCGCCGTTGCCGCTGCTGGGGCGCTCACTTCCCGGTTGA
- a CDS encoding bifunctional helix-turn-helix transcriptional regulator/GNAT family N-acetyltransferase, with protein MTVQDVRAFNRFYTGVIGALDYGRHLYAPHTLTEARVLYELAQAPHLDAADLRAALDLDAGYLSRILNRFEDAGLLERGPSQSDPRRRRVRLTARGREAAALLDERARETVGAMLDTVAPADRPRLAEAMRTIRDILGEGGDARSGEVELREPRPGDLGWIVQRNAALYAAEYGWNADYEGLVARIVADFAEDHDPHLERVWIAERAGRPAGCVMCVRDDAPGTARLRLLLVEPEARGHGIGDRLVRAVIDFARGVGYRELVLWTNDVLSGARRIYQRHGFVLVAEKPHRSFGKDLVGQDWRLELHGSGE; from the coding sequence ATGACCGTCCAGGACGTCCGCGCCTTCAACCGCTTCTACACGGGCGTCATCGGCGCCCTCGACTACGGCCGCCATCTCTACGCCCCGCACACCCTCACCGAAGCCCGGGTGCTGTACGAACTCGCTCAGGCCCCGCACCTGGACGCGGCCGATCTGCGCGCCGCGCTCGACCTGGACGCGGGCTACCTGAGCCGGATCCTGAACAGGTTCGAGGACGCCGGACTGCTCGAGCGCGGACCCTCGCAGAGCGATCCACGCCGGCGGCGGGTACGGCTCACCGCGCGGGGGCGGGAGGCCGCGGCCCTGCTCGACGAGCGGGCCAGGGAGACGGTCGGGGCCATGCTCGACACCGTCGCCCCGGCCGACCGGCCACGCCTGGCGGAGGCCATGCGGACCATCCGGGACATCCTCGGCGAGGGGGGCGACGCCCGCTCCGGCGAGGTCGAGCTGCGCGAACCGCGCCCCGGCGACCTCGGCTGGATCGTGCAGCGCAACGCGGCCCTGTACGCGGCGGAGTACGGCTGGAACGCCGACTACGAGGGACTGGTCGCCCGGATCGTCGCCGACTTCGCCGAGGACCACGACCCGCATCTGGAACGGGTGTGGATCGCCGAGCGGGCAGGACGCCCGGCGGGCTGTGTGATGTGCGTACGGGACGACGCGCCCGGTACCGCGCGACTGCGGCTGCTGCTCGTCGAGCCGGAGGCACGCGGGCACGGCATCGGCGACCGGCTGGTGCGGGCCGTCATCGACTTCGCGCGGGGGGTCGGCTACCGCGAGCTGGTGCTGTGGACCAACGACGTGCTCAGCGGCGCCCGCCGGATCTACCAGCGGCACGGCTTCGTCCTCGTCGCGGAGAAACCGCACCGCTCCTTCGGCAAGGATCTCGTGGGTCAGGACTGGCGGCTGGAGCTGCACGGATCGGGCGAATGA